A window of Dysgonomonadaceae bacterium PH5-43 contains these coding sequences:
- a CDS encoding dCMP deaminase (product_source=KO:K01493; cath_funfam=3.40.140.10; cog=COG2131; ko=KO:K01493; pfam=PF00383; superfamily=53927), whose protein sequence is MKKQKRLDIRYLRMATIWAENSYCERRQVGALIVKDKMIISDGYNGTPAGFENICEDDSGVTKPYVLHAEANAITKIACSNNNSKNSTLYVTASPCIECAKLIIQAGIKRIVYSEKYRLNDGIELLERAGIEVVYIDKEEFNEI, encoded by the coding sequence ATGAAGAAACAAAAACGTTTAGACATACGATACTTAAGAATGGCTACAATATGGGCCGAAAACTCTTATTGTGAGCGCCGACAAGTTGGAGCTCTAATAGTAAAAGATAAGATGATAATTTCTGACGGATATAACGGAACCCCTGCTGGGTTTGAAAATATCTGTGAAGATGATTCGGGTGTTACTAAACCTTATGTTCTTCACGCCGAAGCAAACGCTATAACTAAAATAGCTTGTTCTAACAATAACAGTAAAAACTCAACTCTATACGTAACTGCATCTCCTTGTATCGAATGTGCTAAACTTATAATACAAGCTGGCATAAAGAGAATTGTGTACTCCGAAAAGTATCGCTTAAACGATGGAATCGAACTTTTAGAAAGGGCAGGAATAGAAGTTGTATATATAGATAAAGAAGAATTTAATGAGAT
- a CDS encoding diamine N-acetyltransferase (product_source=KO:K00657; cath_funfam=3.40.630.30; cog=COG1670; ko=KO:K00657; pfam=PF13302; superfamily=55729) codes for MSLLENTNILLRALEPEDLDALYKWENDSSLWNYGSTLTPYSKFALREYLSSSTQDIFQTRQLRLMIVEKASDKAIGTIDLYDFEPLNLRAGVGILLDADYRNKGFGLQALELMKEYAFRFLLLKQLYAFIPVSNAPSRRLFTNAGYIDSGLLKDWIKTSNGFSDVYFMQQINNE; via the coding sequence ATGTCTCTTTTAGAAAACACAAACATCTTGTTAAGAGCATTGGAGCCGGAAGACTTAGACGCTCTTTATAAATGGGAAAACGATTCATCTCTGTGGAATTATGGTTCTACGTTAACCCCCTACTCTAAGTTTGCTTTACGTGAATACCTATCAAGTTCTACTCAAGATATATTTCAAACCAGACAACTACGACTTATGATTGTAGAAAAAGCTTCCGACAAAGCTATTGGTACTATCGATTTATACGATTTTGAACCTCTTAACTTAAGAGCCGGAGTAGGTATTCTTTTAGATGCCGACTACAGAAATAAAGGTTTTGGGCTGCAAGCACTTGAGTTAATGAAAGAATATGCTTTCCGTTTTTTATTATTAAAACAACTTTACGCCTTTATACCTGTAAGCAACGCTCCCAGTCGCAGGTTATTTACAAATGCTGGCTACATAGACAGTGGATTATTAAAAGATTGGATAAAAACATCTAACGGATTTTCTGATGTTTACTTTATGCAGCAAATAAATAATGAGTAA